The DNA window ACTTCATCCTGAATTCGATCAGCGGTTATAATAGCTCTTACGGAACCAATAAAAAGGTAGTATTGTTGACCAATACAAATCTCTCTGCAAGCTATAAGTTTTTTGGTGTGAAGGGGAATTATATGCAGCAGCCGATTTTTGACAATACCAATGAGAAAAATTTTCTGCGATATGTTCAAACAGTGCTGGCAGGGCCGTATCTGATGTTTAATGTGTTTAAAAGAGTAAGGACAAATGTTTATTACAATTTCTCCAAATCGCTTTACGATAAAACCATATACCATCAGATAGGCGGTAATATTAGCTACAGTGGCGGCAAGAACGGACTGGATGTAAATGCCTCTGCCATGGTGCCGCTGGAAACAGGAAGTTTGACGCCTAATGGCCTTAGTGAGAAGTATATCAATGTCTCAATTATTAAGAAGTTTAATGTCCCATTAATTTTCAAGAAAAAGTATTATACCTTAAACCTTTTACCTTTTTTTGATGTTAATGCTAATGGAATCAAGGATGCAGGAGAACAGCTTATCCCTAATCTGCAGATCAGTATTAACAGCATTCCCTTTATCTCAGATGAAAGAGGCTCTATTTCCTATAGAAATGTAACTCCTGGTAATTATAAATTGGATTTTGGAGGAGCAAACAACGTAAAAGGCGTCATCCCTGCATCAGGTATAATCCAGAATATTCCGGTCAACAAAGATGTCACTGTTTTCGTGCCCTTTAAAAGGAGCCGAGTGATTACAGGGAGTATCGTGATCAACTCTGACTCTTTAGCCAAAAGCAGTTTTCCCCGCAGCAACATCAAAGTAATCGCAACAGACAGTACAGGTATGCTGTATAGCACCCTGACAGATGATATGGGTAGTTATTTTCTCAATGTGCCCGCCGGCAAATATGCGGTTTCGCTTAACCCGGAGGCTTTCAATGAAAAAATAAAACCCAGAATACTATCCTATACAGTAGATGTAGGCGTACAACTGGAAGCAAAGGCAGACTTCGAAATTGTAGATAGAAGCAGAATGGTGAGGTTCTTTCGCAAAACGGAAAAGTAAATGTATCCCCAAAATATTAAACCCCATTGTTATGAAAAATAAGAGATTTATTTGTTTGAGTATGCACCCCAAATCGTGATAGCTCTATTCTTATGATAACCCCGAAAGATTTTTTCTCTTTCAAGAAAATTTAGCCATATCTCCAATGCTTAGTCGTTTGTCGAAACGAGCCTTGTATGTATGTATTGTCATGTCCTAATTAATTCAGTAAAGATGAAAAAGGTAATGATCATTGAAGAGGAAGCTGATTGTAAACATTCATTAACCCCGATTATGCATTCTTTTAACCCCGTTACCACTGTAGACGAGCTGCTGAAAGCGCAGGTCGATGACGGAAACGTAACAAGCGTTAAAAAGAAACGTATCATCTATTCGGAAGGGAAAACTGCAGCGTCCATTTTTTATATCCTGAAAGGGAAAGTAAAAACCAGTAAATGGAATGAAGAAGGCAAAGAGCTGATCACCGGCCTGTATCATGAAGGCGATTTTATCGGATTCAACGCGCTGCTGGATAGCGGCAGATACCGCGAAACAGCTGAAGTGATAGAAGATGCGGAACTCATCATTATCTCCCGGACTGATCTTGAATATCATTTTGAATATAATAGTAGCTTTCTTCGCAAGTTTCTGGATATACTGGCAGCAAACATCGCCGAAAAACAGGAGCAGATGCTCAGAATGGCTTACAGTCCGCTCCGTAAAAAGGTAGCTGAAGCCCTGCTGATCACATACAAAAAGTATAATCCTTCCAACAAGGGCGAGTTCAGTATGAACATCAGCCGCTGTAATCTGGCAGCCCTCGCCGGTGTAGCCAAAGAGTCGCTGATACGAACCCTCGGTGATCTCCGTGATGAGAATGTCGTTCAAATAAAAGATGGAAAAATTATTGTAACGGATATAAGAAAGCTGGAACATCTGATCTATTGTTCCGATGGGAGATCGAATATTTAGTTAATCCTTCAATCCCATATTATTATGAAACAGTTGATTCTATTATTCCTGTTGTTCAACTTTTTGCTTGCCAGGGCGCAAGATTCTACCGGGAAAAAGAGCGCAATACCGCGGCTCCCTGTTGATACCAGTAAAACAGGGGTGCCTGCCGGGATGCCTTCAGCCCTCGCCGGTAAAGCCCCCGCCGATACGAGCAAAAGAATAGGTTTGGTAATTAAACCATCCACCATTGATTTTAAACTGAACAATGGGCAAACGGGTACCGCCCATGTTTATATAGTAAACCATCTTCCCAAGAAGAAACAGTTTACGATCTATCTCAGCGACTGGGTCAGGGATTCCACCGGAGCGCATACGTACACGCCGCCTGGATCCATTGAACGCTCCTGCGCCCGCTGGGTTAAACTGACTAAAACGTTTATAGAAGTAGAACCCGGACAGACATACGATTATGATATTAAGATACAGGTCCCCGATTCGACCGCTTCTATCAAGGAAATGAAATGGACAATGCTCTTCTTCGAAACAACAGAAGAACAGGTGGTAGAAGGGGCAAATGGACTGAAAACAAACATAAATAACAAAGTAAGGGTTGGTATCCATCTTTACCAGACGCCGCCATCCCTGACCTTTAAAGATGTGAAAATACTGGCCTTCGATAATAAATCCGATAGTGACAAAAAGAAATGTCAGATCGTATGCCAGAACACAGGAACTACACAACTGGAATGTACCAGTTATATAGAACTGTCCAATGTCGCCACTGGCGATAAAACAACAGTCAACGTACCGCAGTTCCCCTTGTTTCCGGAACAAAGACGTATCGTTGAGTTTGAAATACCAAAGAACTTACCTAAAGGAAAATACTCACTCGTAGGAGTGATCGACGCAGGAACAGACGTACCTATGGAAGCTGCACAGGAAATGATAGATATCTGAACTGTATCCACTTAGAATCTGATCCGGCACTATTCTTAGTGCCGGAAATTTTTTTTGAGAAAGTTGTAACGAAAGATTATCTGCACCTACTAATGATGTAAATAAACTTTTAAACGATGAACAATCTGCTCAAAAAAATCACCCTGGCAACAGCCGCTATATTCACTTTCACTGCCTCTTATGCTGCCATCGCTTCCGAACCCACGGAAAAAACAGTACTGTGGGAAATCTCCGGCAACGGACTCAACAAACCTTCCTATCTGTTTGGTACCTTTCATATGCTCTGCAAGGATGATTTTATCATCAGGGAAAAAGTAAAAAAAGCATTCGATAAAACAACCCAACTGGTTATCGAATCCAACGTCTTTGATCCGGCAGAACTCAAAGTGGCACAAGAGGGCTTTACTTCCGATGTGGCACAAAGTGCAAGACTGACCAAAGAACAATACGCTCTGGTAGATTCTGTTGTCCGCAGGAAACTCAATTTTTCCCTCAAACAGCTGGATCATTTCCGCCTGAGTGGTATCCTTTCCTTTTTAGCCCAACAAGGATTTGAATGTGCCAACCCGCAAAGCTTTGAAGCTACCCTGTATAAAGAAGCACAAGAAAAGAAAATGGGATTTGCCGTACTGGAAACCATGAAAGAGCAGGTAGACTATGCAAATAAAGGTTTTAGTGACACTTATTTCTTTAAATACCTGAATACACTCGATAGTCTGAAAGCCAATACCGCCCGGATGGCCAGCGATTACAACCGGGAAGATCTTCAGGCCATCTTCGCACAGATGGATGATCCCGAAATGATACACTGGGTGCTCACCACCCGAAACATCAACTGGGCCAACA is part of the Chitinophaga flava genome and encodes:
- a CDS encoding Crp/Fnr family transcriptional regulator, whose product is MHSFNPVTTVDELLKAQVDDGNVTSVKKKRIIYSEGKTAASIFYILKGKVKTSKWNEEGKELITGLYHEGDFIGFNALLDSGRYRETAEVIEDAELIIISRTDLEYHFEYNSSFLRKFLDILAANIAEKQEQMLRMAYSPLRKKVAEALLITYKKYNPSNKGEFSMNISRCNLAALAGVAKESLIRTLGDLRDENVVQIKDGKIIVTDIRKLEHLIYCSDGRSNI
- a CDS encoding TraB/GumN family protein, which encodes MNNLLKKITLATAAIFTFTASYAAIASEPTEKTVLWEISGNGLNKPSYLFGTFHMLCKDDFIIREKVKKAFDKTTQLVIESNVFDPAELKVAQEGFTSDVAQSARLTKEQYALVDSVVRRKLNFSLKQLDHFRLSGILSFLAQQGFECANPQSFEATLYKEAQEKKMGFAVLETMKEQVDYANKGFSDTYFFKYLNTLDSLKANTARMASDYNREDLQAIFAQMDDPEMIHWVLTTRNINWANKMPDMMKEKSCFFAVGAGHLGGESGMINLLRAKGYKVKPIMK